In Burkholderia sp. GAS332, one DNA window encodes the following:
- a CDS encoding Cell division and transport-associated protein TolR, which produces MAARIPAAQAGRIAAPVSEINVTPLVDVMLVLLIVFMVAAPLMAQGVKVDLPAAKAKPLSEDKPPVAISLKRDGSVYVDKTQVSGAQLVGTLTRETSGDHERRIEIRGDKGLPYGNVLQAMGEINEAGFTKIALVSEPAGAQ; this is translated from the coding sequence ATGGCCGCCCGTATTCCAGCCGCGCAAGCGGGACGCATCGCCGCGCCGGTCAGCGAGATCAACGTAACGCCGCTGGTCGACGTGATGCTCGTACTCCTGATCGTTTTCATGGTGGCCGCGCCGCTGATGGCGCAGGGCGTGAAAGTCGATCTGCCTGCTGCCAAGGCCAAACCGCTCAGCGAAGACAAGCCACCGGTGGCGATCAGCCTGAAGCGCGACGGGTCGGTGTATGTCGATAAAACCCAGGTGAGCGGCGCGCAGCTCGTCGGCACGCTGACGCGCGAGACATCGGGCGATCATGAACGGCGCATTGAGATTCGCGGCGATAAAGGTCTGCCATACGGGAATGTGTTGCAGGCGATGGGTGAGATCAACGAAGCCGGTTTCACGAAGATCGCGCTGGTGTCCGAACCGGCCGGCGCGCAATGA
- a CDS encoding sulfonate transport system ATP-binding protein, with product MNHPQPAVSFRRVGRTFDVNGRAYEAIRDFSLDIAEGEFVAIVGASGCGKSTLLRLLVGLDAGFDGEILVDGAPVRGIGAERGIVFQEHRLFPWLSVARNVALGLAAQHVPKEEVRSRVAEAVRLVGLQGFEDALPHQLSGGMAQRVAIARGLVASPRILTLDEPFGALDALTRHQMQDELLRIRERERITTMLVTHDVDEAVFLADRVVVMKARPGTISSVVEIALPRPRSRSSYDFYVYRETITEALLGDEAGHTRLHAPVREIELGSFAW from the coding sequence ATGAATCATCCACAACCGGCTGTTTCGTTCCGGCGCGTCGGCCGGACTTTCGATGTCAATGGTCGTGCCTACGAGGCGATCCGCGATTTTTCGCTCGATATCGCCGAGGGCGAATTTGTGGCGATCGTCGGTGCGAGCGGTTGCGGCAAGTCGACCTTGCTGCGGCTGCTGGTCGGTCTGGATGCGGGCTTCGATGGCGAGATCCTGGTCGACGGTGCGCCGGTGCGGGGCATCGGCGCCGAGCGTGGGATCGTGTTTCAGGAGCATCGGTTGTTTCCCTGGCTCTCGGTGGCACGCAATGTCGCGCTCGGTCTCGCCGCGCAGCATGTGCCCAAGGAGGAGGTGCGTTCGCGCGTCGCGGAAGCCGTGCGACTGGTCGGCCTGCAAGGTTTCGAGGACGCGCTGCCGCATCAACTCTCGGGCGGCATGGCACAGCGCGTGGCGATTGCACGGGGTCTCGTGGCAAGTCCCCGTATCCTCACGCTCGATGAACCGTTCGGCGCGCTCGACGCCCTGACGCGTCATCAGATGCAGGATGAACTCTTGCGGATTCGCGAGCGTGAGCGCATTACGACGATGCTGGTGACGCACGATGTCGACGAGGCCGTGTTTCTCGCCGACCGCGTGGTGGTGATGAAAGCCCGGCCAGGCACGATCTCGAGCGTCGTGGAGATTGCGCTGCCGCGTCCGCGCAGCCGTTCGAGCTACGACTTTTATGTGTACCGTGAGACGATCACTGAGGCGCTGCTTGGCGATGAAGCGGGGCACACCAGATTGCACGCACCGGTGAGGGAAATCGAGTTGGGCAGCTTTGCGTGGTGA